From the genome of Fundulus heteroclitus isolate FHET01 chromosome 9, MU-UCD_Fhet_4.1, whole genome shotgun sequence, one region includes:
- the LOC118564219 gene encoding uncharacterized protein LOC118564219 isoform X3: MEKYWLKGVSKRLKKIHDARVEQEVVIIQGEEKDFMNIYINELQEKQNMYFKAPVSTHKDYHYYACERASKASGQSKGESQKTRANSCEAYISFKFITDSGFRGVVIHKMLQHTGHDVSNEEDGIKNRIHPELLGFVEMWLTQGCSTSETLLKSCDWAHRNGHVDKQNRRFYLTPEDVRLIKKNLHGVTFPHRNDSVSVDYLVNTELQQNICFYQPLIHQQPLIIVVQTPSQKKLLEENPHPMVFMDASYKGITAYGYAFYALLLINKTGRGVPFAYFIMSKESSETLSLCIQELQRSNPSFYPRLLIDGL; the protein is encoded by the exons ATGGAGAAATACTGGCTGAAGGGTGTTTCCAAAAGGCTGAAGAAGATACATGATGCCCGGGTTGAGCAAGAGGTTGTCATTATccaaggagaggaaaaggactTCATGAACATTTATATAAATGAGCTGCAGGAAAAGCAGAATATGTATTTCAAAGCTCCAGTCTCCACTCATAAGGACTATCATTACTATGCCTGTGAAAGAGCCAGCAAAGCCAGTGGGCAAAGTAAAGGAGAGTCCCAAAAGACCAGGGCAAATTCTTGTGAGGCATACATATCTTTTAAATTCATCACTGACTCCGGATTCAGAGGTGTTGTGATCCATAAAATGCTGCAACACACTGGGCATGATGTATCTAATGAAGAGGATGGGATAAAAAATCGTATACACCCAGAACTGCTTGGATTTGTAGAGATGTGGCTTACACAGGGTTGCTCAACATCAGAGACCCTCCTGAAGAGCTGTGATTGGGCACACAGAAATGGCCATGTTGATAAACAAAATCGAAGGTTTTATCTAACCCCTGAAGATGTACGCCTCATCAAAAAGAATCTCCATGGTGTCACCTTTCCGCATCGTAATGATTCTGTTAGTGTTGACTATTTGGTCAACACTGagctacaacaaaacatttgtttttatcagcCACTCATCCACCAGCAACCCCTTATCATAGTTGTTCAAACACCATCGCAAAAAAAACTACTGGAAGAGAACCCCCATCCCATGGTTTTCATGGACGCCTCCTATAAAGGCATTACAGCCTATGGCTATGCCTTTTACGCACTGCTGTTGATCAATAAAACCGGAAGAGGTGTACCATTTGCATATTTTATCATGAGCAAGGAATCAAGTGAAACACTAAGCCTTTGCATACAGGAGCTTCAGCGAAGCAATCCTAGCTTTTATCCAAG gctgtTAATAGATGGCTTGTGA
- the LOC118564219 gene encoding uncharacterized protein LOC118564219 isoform X2, with protein sequence MEKYWLKGVSKRLKKIHDARVEQEVVIIQGEEKDFMNIYINELQEKQNMYFKAPVSTHKDYHYYACERASKASGQSKGESQKTRANSCEAYISFKFITDSGFRGVVIHKMLQHTGHDVSNEEDGIKNRIHPELLGFVEMWLTQGCSTSETLLKSCDWAHRNGHVDKQNRRFYLTPEDVRLIKKNLHGVTFPHRNDSVSVDYLVNTELQQNICFYQPLIHQQPLIIVVQTPSQKKLLEENPHPMVFMDASYKGITAYGYAFYALLLINKTGRGVPFAYFIMSKESSETLSLCIQELQRSNPSFYPRSVMIDRDLKVLNAVKHVFPDAKVLLCWFHVLQVK encoded by the exons ATGGAGAAATACTGGCTGAAGGGTGTTTCCAAAAGGCTGAAGAAGATACATGATGCCCGGGTTGAGCAAGAGGTTGTCATTATccaaggagaggaaaaggactTCATGAACATTTATATAAATGAGCTGCAGGAAAAGCAGAATATGTATTTCAAAGCTCCAGTCTCCACTCATAAGGACTATCATTACTATGCCTGTGAAAGAGCCAGCAAAGCCAGTGGGCAAAGTAAAGGAGAGTCCCAAAAGACCAGGGCAAATTCTTGTGAGGCATACATATCTTTTAAATTCATCACTGACTCCGGATTCAGAGGTGTTGTGATCCATAAAATGCTGCAACACACTGGGCATGATGTATCTAATGAAGAGGATGGGATAAAAAATCGTATACACCCAGAACTGCTTGGATTTGTAGAGATGTGGCTTACACAGGGTTGCTCAACATCAGAGACCCTCCTGAAGAGCTGTGATTGGGCACACAGAAATGGCCATGTTGATAAACAAAATCGAAGGTTTTATCTAACCCCTGAAGATGTACGCCTCATCAAAAAGAATCTCCATGGTGTCACCTTTCCGCATCGTAATGATTCTGTTAGTGTTGACTATTTGGTCAACACTGagctacaacaaaacatttgtttttatcagcCACTCATCCACCAGCAACCCCTTATCATAGTTGTTCAAACACCATCGCAAAAAAAACTACTGGAAGAGAACCCCCATCCCATGGTTTTCATGGACGCCTCCTATAAAGGCATTACAGCCTATGGCTATGCCTTTTACGCACTGCTGTTGATCAATAAAACCGGAAGAGGTGTACCATTTGCATATTTTATCATGAGCAAGGAATCAAGTGAAACACTAAGCCTTTGCATACAGGAGCTTCAGCGAAGCAATCCTAGCTTTTATCCAAG GTCCGTAATGATTGACCGTGACCTAAAGGTGCTCAATGCCGTCAAACATGTTTTTCCAGATGCAAAGGTTCTCCTTTGTTGGTTCCATGTGCTTCAGGTGAAGTAA
- the LOC118564219 gene encoding uncharacterized protein LOC118564219 isoform X1, translating into MEKYWLKGVSKRLKKIHDARVEQEVVIIQGEEKDFMNIYINELQEKQNMYFKAPVSTHKDYHYYACERASKASGQSKGESQKTRANSCEAYISFKFITDSGFRGVVIHKMLQHTGHDVSNEEDGIKNRIHPELLGFVEMWLTQGCSTSETLLKSCDWAHRNGHVDKQNRRFYLTPEDVRLIKKNLHGVTFPHRNDSVSVDYLVNTELQQNICFYQPLIHQQPLIIVVQTPSQKKLLEENPHPMVFMDASYKGITAYGYAFYALLLINKTGRGVPFAYFIMSKESSETLSLCIQELQRSNPSFYPRSVMIDRDLKVLNAVKHVFPDAKVLLCWFHVLQAVNRWLVKTDGGHLTADQRNVVIHAIVTMKACLRVIFFFFNIHKPSTN; encoded by the exons ATGGAGAAATACTGGCTGAAGGGTGTTTCCAAAAGGCTGAAGAAGATACATGATGCCCGGGTTGAGCAAGAGGTTGTCATTATccaaggagaggaaaaggactTCATGAACATTTATATAAATGAGCTGCAGGAAAAGCAGAATATGTATTTCAAAGCTCCAGTCTCCACTCATAAGGACTATCATTACTATGCCTGTGAAAGAGCCAGCAAAGCCAGTGGGCAAAGTAAAGGAGAGTCCCAAAAGACCAGGGCAAATTCTTGTGAGGCATACATATCTTTTAAATTCATCACTGACTCCGGATTCAGAGGTGTTGTGATCCATAAAATGCTGCAACACACTGGGCATGATGTATCTAATGAAGAGGATGGGATAAAAAATCGTATACACCCAGAACTGCTTGGATTTGTAGAGATGTGGCTTACACAGGGTTGCTCAACATCAGAGACCCTCCTGAAGAGCTGTGATTGGGCACACAGAAATGGCCATGTTGATAAACAAAATCGAAGGTTTTATCTAACCCCTGAAGATGTACGCCTCATCAAAAAGAATCTCCATGGTGTCACCTTTCCGCATCGTAATGATTCTGTTAGTGTTGACTATTTGGTCAACACTGagctacaacaaaacatttgtttttatcagcCACTCATCCACCAGCAACCCCTTATCATAGTTGTTCAAACACCATCGCAAAAAAAACTACTGGAAGAGAACCCCCATCCCATGGTTTTCATGGACGCCTCCTATAAAGGCATTACAGCCTATGGCTATGCCTTTTACGCACTGCTGTTGATCAATAAAACCGGAAGAGGTGTACCATTTGCATATTTTATCATGAGCAAGGAATCAAGTGAAACACTAAGCCTTTGCATACAGGAGCTTCAGCGAAGCAATCCTAGCTTTTATCCAAG GTCCGTAATGATTGACCGTGACCTAAAGGTGCTCAATGCCGTCAAACATGTTTTTCCAGATGCAAAGGTTCTCCTTTGTTGGTTCCATGTGCTTCAG gctgtTAATAGATGGCTTGTGAAGACTGATGGAGGGCACTTGACAGCTGACCAGAGAAATGTGGTCATACATGCCATAGTGACCATGAAAGCATGCCTAAGGGTaatattcttcttttttaatattCATAAGCCCAGTACCAATTAA